From Chryseobacterium shandongense, the proteins below share one genomic window:
- a CDS encoding bestrophin family protein: MLLNKKISIWYFIDQIKSQILLIVILAVGIGLLDLHPIFKKISIPLSIPAILGTAVSLLLAFRTAQSYERWWEARTVWGAIVNDSRSLIRLIIQFIPQDSADVKIFAERQIVWVYALGEALRKQPFSGKVGEYLNMHQINAVNIPNAILDEHSYHLRQIAEKGLVSDFKEVQLNEVLMRLCDNMGKCERLKNTVFPRAYSILLHTLIYVFAFILPFGLEDSQLTLEIITTITIPLLFIAIEKTAIIMQDPFENTPVDTPMTSIAQTIEINILQMIKENDIPVKKENNTYFEM, encoded by the coding sequence ATGTTACTAAACAAGAAAATTTCAATCTGGTATTTTATTGATCAAATTAAAAGCCAAATATTACTGATTGTTATACTTGCTGTAGGTATAGGTTTGTTGGATCTGCATCCTATTTTCAAAAAAATATCAATTCCATTAAGCATTCCCGCAATTTTAGGAACTGCTGTATCACTGCTACTTGCATTTAGGACGGCGCAGTCATACGAGAGATGGTGGGAAGCAAGAACCGTTTGGGGTGCTATTGTTAATGATTCCAGGTCTCTTATCCGATTAATTATTCAGTTCATTCCTCAGGATAGTGCGGACGTTAAAATATTTGCAGAAAGACAAATCGTATGGGTCTATGCGTTAGGCGAAGCATTAAGAAAACAGCCTTTTTCCGGTAAAGTAGGGGAGTATTTGAATATGCATCAGATTAACGCTGTTAATATACCCAATGCAATTTTGGATGAACATTCTTATCACTTAAGACAAATAGCCGAAAAAGGATTGGTATCAGATTTCAAGGAGGTTCAGCTTAACGAAGTTCTCATGAGGCTGTGTGACAATATGGGAAAATGTGAAAGATTGAAAAATACGGTATTTCCACGTGCCTATAGTATTTTACTGCATACTCTTATATATGTTTTTGCTTTTATACTCCCTTTCGGATTGGAAGATTCCCAGCTCACCTTGGAAATTATTACAACGATCACTATTCCTCTGCTATTTATAGCCATTGAGAAAACAGCAATCATCATGCAGGATCCTTTCGAGAATACTCCTGTGGATACGCCAATGACATCTATTGCACAAACTATAGAAATCAATATTTTACAGATGATCAAAGAAAATGATATTCCTGTTAAAAAAGAAAATAATACTTACTTCGAAATGTAG
- a CDS encoding cation diffusion facilitator family transporter, which yields MSDTNKQTGSASSRHKKNLLIVLALSGTYLIAEVIGGIATKSLALLADAAHMLTDVVGLLLAFIAIKIGERKASPEKTFGYYRTEILAAVINAVVLLGISLFVLYEAFQRFKNPPEVQSGSMMIVAGIGFVVNIIGILIIRKDSNESLNMKGAYFEVLSDMLTSVGVMIAGVIMLTTQWYYADPIISAAIGLLIIPRTLKLLMEAVNVLLEGTPKDVDISKLRSSLEELSGIKEIHDLHVWSLTSGVNAMSAHVIADDNKNRNELLQILIDKATTDFKITHTTFQIEYEGYDETEIHL from the coding sequence ATGAGCGACACAAATAAACAGACTGGATCTGCATCAAGCAGACATAAGAAAAATTTACTCATCGTCCTAGCACTAAGTGGTACTTATCTTATTGCTGAAGTCATTGGAGGAATTGCAACAAAAAGTCTTGCATTGCTTGCGGATGCTGCTCACATGCTAACAGATGTTGTCGGTTTACTCCTAGCATTTATTGCAATCAAAATTGGTGAGAGAAAGGCTAGTCCTGAAAAAACATTTGGGTACTATCGCACAGAGATTTTGGCTGCTGTGATTAATGCTGTTGTGCTATTGGGTATCTCATTATTTGTTTTATATGAGGCATTTCAAAGATTTAAAAATCCTCCTGAAGTGCAAAGTGGCTCCATGATGATCGTTGCAGGAATTGGTTTTGTGGTCAATATCATCGGTATCCTTATCATAAGAAAGGACTCCAATGAAAGTCTTAATATGAAAGGTGCTTATTTTGAGGTCTTGTCGGATATGCTGACATCCGTAGGAGTAATGATCGCAGGTGTGATAATGCTGACAACACAATGGTATTACGCAGATCCGATCATTTCTGCGGCAATAGGTCTATTAATCATTCCCAGAACCTTAAAGTTGCTTATGGAAGCGGTTAATGTCTTATTGGAAGGTACACCGAAAGATGTAGATATCAGCAAGCTTCGATCTTCACTGGAAGAACTTTCGGGAATCAAGGAAATCCACGATCTACATGTCTGGTCGCTTACATCAGGCGTTAATGCCATGAGCGCACATGTGATTGCAGATGATAACAAAAATCGCAATGAACTCCTGCAAATATTAATAGATAAAGCAACGACAGATTTTAAAATAACCCATACCACTTTTCAAATCGAATATGAAGGTTATGATGAAACTGAAATACACTTGTAG
- a CDS encoding LTA synthase family protein, with protein sequence MKLIKIKRSSYSLLINFFLLYIIFSFVLRIGFSIASLQKAEISFLSLLNVFALGFLFDIGVGVFFVLPYSLYLLLFPQKYNNSLFNRAMTFFCFNVAVLILLFSFFAEVTFWQEFESRFNFIAVDYLVYTYEVINNINESYPLPLLITAMLIMTSLVFLLFYKRHYFTDNFKGSTPFLQRFFIFFGLLFISVIYAFFIDNSLAENSENRYRNELSKSGIYSFFSAYKNNEINYEHFYKLIDNRVAFNIVRTDLQESNSDYLSNDFSILRNIKGADSYEKPNVIMITLESFSADFMKTFGNNQNLTPTLDSLANQSILFTNMYATGTRTVRGMEALSLAVPPTPGNSIVRRKENDNLSTVGSIFSQKGYDTSFLYGGDGYFDNMNNYFGNNGYTIVDRKRNSFVGEDYQSPRIPIEDKEVTFENAWGISDENLYDQVIKQADQKFAAGKPFYDFVMNTSNHRPYTYPEGKIDIPSGSGREGAVKYTDYAIGQFFKKIKNKSWYKNTIVIIVADHCASSAGKNDIDVAKYHIPAMIVNLNDNEPFRIEKMCSQIDLYPTLFALLGWTYQSNLYGKNVLGESYIPRIFVSTYQKLGYMENNKLVILGPQQKTETYLYDKEKNKQNPEMLSEQYVKKAIANYQSAYYLFKNEGLKQKRIKKGNITTTR encoded by the coding sequence ATGAAACTAATTAAAATTAAGCGAAGCAGTTATAGCCTGCTCATTAATTTTTTCTTATTATATATAATTTTTTCCTTTGTCCTCAGGATAGGATTTTCTATTGCCAGCCTTCAAAAGGCAGAGATTAGTTTTCTTTCATTGCTGAATGTATTTGCTCTGGGATTTTTATTTGATATAGGGGTAGGGGTGTTTTTTGTGCTACCGTACAGTCTGTACCTGCTTTTATTTCCTCAGAAATATAATAATTCGCTTTTCAATAGAGCTATGACTTTTTTTTGCTTTAATGTAGCTGTGCTTATATTGTTGTTTTCATTTTTTGCTGAAGTAACATTCTGGCAGGAATTTGAAAGCCGGTTTAATTTTATTGCAGTTGATTATCTGGTTTATACCTATGAAGTAATCAATAATATTAATGAATCATATCCTTTGCCATTGCTCATTACAGCCATGTTAATAATGACTTCTTTGGTGTTTTTACTTTTCTATAAAAGGCATTACTTCACAGATAATTTTAAGGGCAGTACACCTTTTTTACAAAGATTCTTTATCTTTTTCGGATTGCTTTTCATTTCAGTCATTTATGCATTTTTTATTGACAACAGTTTAGCAGAGAATAGCGAAAACAGGTATCGGAATGAGCTGTCAAAATCAGGAATCTATTCTTTTTTTTCTGCATATAAAAATAACGAGATCAATTATGAACACTTCTATAAACTCATCGATAATAGGGTGGCGTTTAATATTGTGAGAACTGATCTCCAGGAATCTAACTCAGATTACTTATCAAATGATTTCTCAATCTTACGTAACATTAAGGGAGCTGACTCCTATGAGAAGCCCAATGTTATTATGATCACATTGGAAAGTTTCAGTGCAGACTTTATGAAAACATTTGGCAACAATCAGAATCTGACACCTACGTTGGACTCATTGGCGAATCAAAGCATTTTATTTACCAATATGTATGCTACCGGAACAAGAACCGTGCGAGGAATGGAGGCACTTTCACTTGCCGTTCCGCCTACACCGGGGAATAGTATTGTCCGCAGGAAAGAAAATGATAATCTGAGCACTGTAGGATCGATCTTCAGTCAAAAGGGATATGATACTTCTTTCTTATATGGTGGTGATGGTTATTTTGATAATATGAATAATTATTTCGGTAATAATGGATACACAATTGTAGACCGGAAAAGAAATTCTTTTGTAGGGGAAGATTATCAGTCTCCAAGAATACCAATAGAAGACAAGGAGGTCACTTTTGAAAATGCCTGGGGTATTAGTGATGAAAATCTTTATGATCAGGTGATAAAGCAAGCAGATCAAAAATTTGCAGCGGGGAAACCTTTTTACGATTTTGTAATGAACACTTCCAATCATCGTCCTTATACATATCCTGAAGGAAAGATTGATATTCCCTCGGGATCGGGAAGGGAAGGCGCCGTGAAATACACAGATTATGCGATCGGTCAGTTTTTTAAAAAGATAAAGAATAAATCCTGGTACAAAAATACCATTGTTATAATTGTTGCAGATCATTGTGCCAGCAGTGCGGGCAAGAACGATATCGATGTCGCAAAATACCATATCCCTGCAATGATTGTCAACCTGAACGACAACGAACCATTCAGAATTGAAAAAATGTGCTCTCAGATCGATTTGTATCCAACACTTTTCGCACTTTTAGGTTGGACATATCAGAGTAATCTTTATGGTAAAAATGTTTTAGGCGAAAGCTATATTCCAAGAATATTTGTAAGTACCTATCAGAAACTTGGATATATGGAAAACAACAAATTGGTTATTCTAGGTCCACAGCAAAAAACAGAGACGTATTTGTATGACAAGGAGAAAAATAAACAAAATCCAGAGATGCTGTCTGAACAGTATGTAAAAAAAGCGATAGCAAATTATCAGTCGGCCTACTATCTTTTCAAGAATGAAGGATTAAAACAGAAGCGGATTAAAAAGGGAAATATAACCACAACTAGATAA
- a CDS encoding MgtC/SapB family protein, whose amino-acid sequence MDLKFELLLAGKLLLALFFGAIIGFERETAHKDAGVRTFGVLCMASCLFVAVASHLTDDKSAIARMLAAIPAGLGFIGAGLAFKDSSKSMQGLTTSTALWAASAIGSALALNMFLLSFLATVLTLFILSINKFGWYKKILKTGRQSDQDIYIK is encoded by the coding sequence ATGGATCTAAAATTTGAACTTTTACTTGCCGGAAAATTATTATTAGCACTGTTTTTTGGCGCGATAATAGGTTTCGAAAGAGAAACTGCCCATAAAGATGCAGGGGTTCGCACTTTTGGCGTTCTCTGTATGGCTTCTTGCTTATTTGTGGCAGTTGCCTCGCATCTTACAGATGATAAATCTGCAATAGCGAGAATGTTGGCGGCGATACCTGCCGGTTTAGGATTTATCGGAGCTGGACTGGCATTTAAAGATAGTTCCAAAAGCATGCAGGGGCTTACAACATCCACTGCTTTATGGGCTGCATCGGCAATAGGATCTGCCCTTGCACTGAACATGTTTTTGTTATCTTTTTTAGCAACTGTTCTTACCTTGTTCATCTTAAGTATTAACAAATTTGGCTGGTATAAAAAAATTCTAAAAACCGGAAGACAATCAGACCAGGATATATATATAAAGTAA
- a CDS encoding heavy metal translocating P-type ATPase, whose product MEHKHIYDENGKQLCCTPQEGKIYKDAGAKKLVEEDGCCAPKKKTEDHQHTDDDGHDHAETDKTAFQMFLPAIISLVLLLAGIALDNYIKPEWFKDWVRIVWYGVAYLPVGLPVLKEAFESIKQGDVFSEFFLMSIATIGAFIIGEFPEGVAVMLFYAVGEVFQTLAVSRAKTNIKALLDQRPDEVTIIENNQPKKIKAAEAKIGDTIQLKSGEKLALDGELISDSASFNTAALTGESKPDSKNKGETVLAGMINMNSVALIKVNTAYEDSKLSKILELVQNATAQKAPTELFIRKFARIYTPIVVALAVLICLVPYFFVDDYVFRDWLYRALIFLVISCPCALVISIPLGYFGGIGAASRNGILFKGSNFLDKIAEIQNVVMDKTGTMTEGVFKVQDVTIKEGFDKDEILQLVNVVESKSTHPVATAVHEFVGEINNSINLEDTEEIAGHGLKARANGKEILVGNFKLLDKFKIGYDVDPSKIVYTVIAIAYDGKFAGFITIADRIKDDAKQAVEKLHSLNVKATMLSGDKTTVVKYVAEQIGIDNAFGDLLPEDKVNKVKEIKARNESVAFVGDGVNDAPVVALSDVGIAMGGLGSDATIETADVVIQDDKPSKIPMAINIGKKTKRIVWQNIILAFVVKAIVLVLGAGGLATMWEAVFADVGVALIAILNAVRIQRMKF is encoded by the coding sequence ATGGAACATAAACACATCTACGACGAAAATGGAAAGCAGCTCTGCTGTACTCCACAGGAAGGCAAAATCTATAAAGATGCTGGAGCCAAAAAATTAGTTGAAGAAGACGGATGCTGCGCTCCAAAGAAGAAAACGGAAGATCATCAACATACAGATGATGATGGACATGATCATGCAGAAACTGATAAAACAGCGTTTCAGATGTTCTTGCCTGCGATTATTTCTTTGGTATTGTTATTAGCAGGCATTGCATTGGACAATTACATTAAGCCTGAATGGTTTAAAGACTGGGTACGTATTGTCTGGTACGGTGTTGCTTATCTACCGGTAGGCCTACCGGTTTTAAAAGAGGCATTTGAAAGTATCAAACAAGGTGATGTGTTTTCAGAATTTTTCCTTATGAGCATTGCAACGATAGGGGCTTTCATTATCGGAGAATTTCCTGAAGGAGTAGCGGTTATGTTGTTCTATGCAGTAGGAGAGGTTTTTCAGACTCTGGCTGTGTCGAGAGCTAAAACCAATATTAAGGCTCTTTTAGATCAACGTCCTGATGAGGTAACGATTATTGAAAATAATCAGCCTAAAAAAATCAAAGCTGCCGAAGCCAAAATCGGGGATACGATTCAGTTAAAATCAGGAGAAAAACTGGCATTGGACGGAGAACTGATCTCCGATTCTGCGTCTTTCAATACCGCAGCGTTAACAGGAGAGAGCAAACCTGATTCTAAAAATAAAGGTGAAACAGTTTTAGCCGGAATGATCAATATGAACAGCGTAGCTTTGATTAAGGTTAATACAGCTTATGAGGATAGCAAACTCAGTAAGATCCTTGAACTGGTACAAAATGCAACAGCTCAAAAAGCTCCGACTGAACTTTTTATCAGAAAATTTGCAAGAATTTACACCCCAATTGTGGTTGCATTAGCTGTTTTGATCTGCTTAGTACCTTATTTCTTTGTTGATGATTATGTTTTCAGAGATTGGTTGTACAGAGCATTGATTTTCTTAGTTATATCTTGTCCGTGTGCATTGGTGATCTCTATCCCGCTTGGCTATTTTGGAGGTATCGGAGCAGCGAGCCGCAATGGTATATTATTTAAAGGAAGCAACTTTTTGGATAAGATCGCTGAGATTCAGAATGTGGTAATGGATAAGACCGGAACTATGACAGAAGGTGTTTTCAAAGTTCAGGACGTTACCATTAAAGAAGGATTTGACAAAGATGAGATTCTCCAATTGGTCAATGTTGTTGAAAGTAAAAGTACCCATCCTGTGGCTACTGCTGTTCACGAGTTTGTAGGAGAGATCAACAATTCGATCAATTTAGAGGATACTGAAGAAATTGCAGGGCATGGGCTTAAAGCGAGAGCTAATGGGAAGGAAATCCTGGTGGGTAATTTTAAACTATTGGATAAATTTAAGATCGGTTATGATGTAGACCCATCCAAAATCGTATATACGGTGATAGCTATCGCATATGATGGAAAATTTGCAGGATTCATTACGATTGCCGACCGAATCAAGGACGATGCAAAGCAAGCAGTTGAAAAACTTCATAGCTTGAATGTAAAAGCGACTATGCTAAGTGGTGACAAGACAACTGTAGTAAAATATGTGGCTGAGCAGATCGGTATTGACAATGCTTTTGGAGACCTGCTTCCGGAAGATAAGGTCAACAAGGTCAAAGAAATCAAAGCAAGAAATGAAAGTGTGGCTTTTGTTGGTGATGGTGTAAATGATGCGCCTGTAGTAGCATTAAGTGATGTTGGAATAGCAATGGGTGGACTTGGCAGCGATGCGACCATCGAAACTGCCGATGTTGTGATCCAGGATGATAAACCATCAAAAATACCTATGGCGATCAATATTGGAAAGAAGACCAAAAGGATCGTCTGGCAGAATATCATTCTTGCCTTTGTTGTAAAAGCCATCGTGCTCGTACTTGGAGCTGGTGGACTGGCTACGATGTGGGAAGCTGTATTTGCTGATGTGGGAGTTGCTTTGATTGCAATACTCAATGCAGTCAGGATTCAAAGAATGAAATTTTAA